The genomic window GTAGATGATAAATCGAATCAATTTTTCGCCTCGTTCCTGCAAATCTTTTCGGCTACTCCTTGGGGATAGTCACCGCTTTTCCGGCTTTCAAATCCGCAACCATCGTCTGCAATGATGCGATGCGATTATTGGTCGGTTCGGTTTCCTGCAGTTTTTTCAACGCCTCTTCCGCGCCACGCGCATCTTTCTTTAAGGCATACGCTTCAACCAGATGTCCCAGCGCGTGCCCATTTTTCGCATCCAGTTTTAAGGCTGCCTGTAGATGTTGAACCGCCTTGTCAGGGTCAGCCGGTTCGCGATTCATAAAAATTTTGGCAAGCATGACTTCGACATCCGGCTCTTTCGGGTTTTCCGCCAGCGCCCGCGTAAACCAGATTTCCGCATCGGCATATTTTTTTTGCTCAAAATAGAATTGTCCGACATAACCCGAAGCATTGATGTCGGCAAACTGTTTCGGGTCGGCGGCATAAGCTTTTTCCAGGTAGCCGACAGCCTGGTCATCCTGACCGATTTGCGCATGAACTTTGGCAGCTTCGACCTGGGCGTTGAAATCTTTAGGATTGTTCTTGGCGGCTTCAATGGTTTTGGAAACATCGCCCATCATCGCCTGCTGGCCTCCCGAACTGCTCATCGGCGCATTCGTTCCAGCACCGGGAGCTGTGGTTCCGGCTGTTAGGTTGTTGTTATTAAAAGCGCGCGTTCCCCAGAAACTGACGGCAATACCGATTGCCAATCCAATCAAACCAAATAAATATTTTTTTTGCATATGAAGGTTCTCGAATGTTTAATTGCGCGGTAACTGGAGCGGGTCTGTAAGCCGAATTTTGTACTCGTTTTTGACTGACTTGCGCCTGAGCGCAAGCCTTATCAAAGTTGAGCGACGGTCATTCATCTAGGCGTTGAATTGCTTCAACGCTCAAGCGACCTACCCGAAAACGCCGCGCTTTTGCCTGGGCAAAAACGCATTGGACGAGCCGCCCTCTTAGCGTTTCCCTATTTGGTCTTGCACCGCAGAGAGTTTGCCTAGCCGCAAAGTGTCGCCACCCGCGCTGGTAAGCTCTTACCTCACCGTTTCACCCATCACCCGCACTTTCCTAAGAAAGCCGCTGGCTGGTCTGTTCTCTGTTGCACTTGTCGTCGGGTCGCCCCGCCCGGCCGTTAGCCGGTCTGCTGCCCTGTGGTGTTCGGACTTTCCTCTCGCTTACAATAAGCCAGCGACCGTCCGACCCACTCCAAATAACCATTGCCAGTATAGCACGCTTCAAAAAGAAAAATAAAAAGGCGCGTTGAACTCGCGCCTCGATTGAAGAGAGATAATGCCCAACAACTTCTTTGAGTTTTTATGGCTTATTCATCTTTGCCCGACGCCACCTCGCTATGCTGTACGTCGGCGACTTTCGAGCGAATATCGCCGGGATTGATGACCCGAATTGAAAAACTGCCGAGCGCAGCAGCTTTGCGAGTTGGCATCACCAGCGAGATTTGACCCGCTTTCACATTGACCGGCGCCTGTTGTCGGATAACTTCGCCCGCTTTAATAAATTCAATCACCGCGCCTCTGCGGAAATTCGACCCGTCAATCAGCAATCGACTATTGGCTGCATCACCGGTAATCGGATTCAAGACAACATTCCTGATTAACGGCTCGGAAACCTTGAGCGCGTAAATTTCGGAATCCACGCCGGTCGCGCGATTCGGGTTGACGACCTTAACCTGCACTTCACCGGGTTTTGCCAGGAAGCGTTTCAACTTGCCGATGAAATTGACGATAATTTGCGTTTTGGAAACGAATTTCACGCGCACACGGTCAACGCGAATGGTTTGCCCTTTGCCGTCACTCAGAAACACTCGTGCCCCGCGACGGAAGTTTTCACCATTGATTGTAACTTTCGTACCGCGTATACCGGCGGCGATTTCGTTCGGTGTCGAGGATTTGATTTCCGGGGCGCGGGCTTCCAGATTCAAGGCATTCGACACATCGCCGCCCGTATTGCGAACTGTGACCGCAAGGGTTTTCGCCTGCTGCGCGAATCTGCCGGGAACGGTTGCGACGATTAATTTGTCGCTGATGCGTTTGGTAAGCGAAACGGGAATGGTTTCGCCATTAATTTCCACGCGCGTCGTTGCATTGAAATGCTCGCCGCTGATTTTTAAACTGAAACTGCTGTCGCCCGCGACAATCACATCATTGTAAGGTTTTACCTCGCTGATGCTTGGACTGACAACGCTCAGAGTTTTGGCATTCGATGCGAGTTCAGGGGTTGCAACATCTCTGACCTCTATAGAAAGTTGCTTGATGGAACGCGCCATTTCTGCCGTGACCCGCGCCTGCAATTCGCCATCGGCTTTTAAAGCGGTTTCCAATTGTTGCCCTTCAACAAAGATTGCCGAACTCTGGCGGAAATTTTTGCCTTTCACTTTAATCGTGAAATTCGATGCCGGCGAAGGCACTTCCTGCGGGCTGATGGAATCAATGAGCGGCGCTTGCGGTTTAATCACCCGCAAACTTACGGGCGGCGAAATCGACTCATCAGCGCGTTTCACCTGCACAGTAATTTCGCCTAAGTTTTTGAATAAGGATTTCGGCAATGCGGCGGCGAGTTGTTTGCCACCGTTGAACGAATCGGTCGCCACCTCTACCCCGTTCACTAAAAGCGCCGCCCCTTCCGAAAAATTTTCACCATCAACGGCGATGCGCAAGTTGTTATTCAAACCTTGCTCGACGGCTTCGGGTTTGATGGTCTTGATGGTCGGCAGCAAATCCACCGGCGCGTTGGTTTCCGCTTCTACGGTTTCAAACGAGGTGATGACAATTTCGTCGCCGCCGGAATTTGAACGCACTGCGGCGACTTTTTTACCGGCGTCGCTTACGACCAACCGGCGCAATTCATTGCCGACCACCTGATAGGATTCGAGTTCGCCGGTTGCCGTGCTGAAAGCAAAGAGCACGCCGGTTGTTGAAGCGATAAATGCGGTGGTTCCGGCTTCATTGAAAGCAAGGTTATTGGCGGTCGAAAATTCAATGCCTTCGGGCGGTGTAAACTGGGTCTTGATGGCGAGCTTTTTATCCTGTTTGGCAATAATGGTCGCGCCACCCGATTTCACATTAATCGGGCGACGAATGCGGGTAACGCCAATGCATTCGAGATCGTTGAGGTCTTTGGCTACGGAAATTCTTTGCGGCGCGTCAACCGAAAGGGTATCAATCAACGAACCATCTTCGACATTGACGGCATAAAGTTTGTCGCCATCGCCAGCCGCCATATAAACGCTTGCGCCATCCAGGCTGAATGCAGGATTGTTGGTCTCTTCAAACCGCGCGTCCGCAGGCGTGAATTGACCGCTCGAAATCAATTGCCCGTCATCATTCAATTTAATCAATGAGAGGGTATTGGCAGCGGCGCTCGCAATTGCCAGTTGGCGACGCGCGCCATCATCAAAAAACGCCATTTCCGAAGGTCGCCCGATGAGCGGGAATTGCGAAACCAGTTGCCCGCGTTCAAGGCTGAATGCATAGAGCGTCGGTTCGTTGAAACTCGCAGCGATGACGCAGAATTTACCGTCGCGTGAAAGATAGGCTTGGGTTTTTGGGGTGATTTGCGCGTCGTTTGGCAAAATAAAAATCGAGCGCAATTCCAGTTGTTTGGATTTCGTCGCGTCAATGATGCTGACGGTCGCGGGATTTCCGGCAGTCGGCAAATTCGCCGCCGGCACGGCAATCAAACGGCGTTCGCTGTTTTCAATCAAGGTGATTGGGCCAACCGATTCGCCCACCACGATGGAAGATAAAATCTTTCCGGTTGAGGTATTAAACGAAAGCAGCGAGCCATCGGTGATCGAAGAGACAAAGCCGATTTTACCGTTCGCAGAGATAACCGGTTGCGCGTTTTCATCGAGAATCGAGTATGATGGCAAAACGATTTTGCGCGATTGTCCGAGTTTGACTTTATCGGTTCCGGCTTGAACGGCAATCAGACTGATGATTAAACAATAGAGCAGCGCCTGTGCGAAGGTTTTCTTAAATTTCACCGATCTAAAACTCCCAGAAAGATTGACTCCACCCGGTGAGGTGGGGGCGACGAAGCTTAGGCTCACATACTAGGACTTTATCAAACGCACCGCAAGCCGATATGGTGCAAAAATTTTACTAAAAAATCCCTTTGCCTGACCTGAGATGGGCAATCCTGAGACCATTTTCTGTCTTGTTGAGTAGCATTTTAAATAAACCATTTCGTGCTCATCAAAGGAGTAGAGCCTGTGCAGAATTTTGATGGCATGATGCACAGGCTCCGTTTTTCGGGATGTCTCATCGAAATACAACTGAACCTGTGAATGCAATGTTGAACTATGCCTATGCGGCTTTAGAGAGCCAAGTATTAATCGCGACCTTGGCTGCCGGACTCGATCCGACAATTGGCTATCTGCATTCCTATCGTCCGAACAGAAATTCATTGATTTATGATTTGATGGAACCCTTACGACCTAAAGTGGAGATGCAAATATTATCTGTCATTAAAACTTATACCTTTAGACAGAGTGATTTTCTCTCTCTGCAAAAGGAATCTGTCACCTAAATCAGCAACTCGCAGCATACATGGTTCACTCCATAAAGTTGGACAAAGACATAGCAGCAATTCTCAGTTTGACCTGATCGCATCAGAATCAGAGTGAGTTTGGCGCAAGCGCCCTCGCTTCTTGAGCCTATTTTCAACAATTGCAGTCCAATCAATGGGCTGACCGGCAGCGCCATTTTCCAAACTGAGAATTGCTGAAGACATAGAGAATCTGACTGCAAATCTACTCAGTACATCAGCATGGTAATTGCTTCATTATTAGATAACTAATGCATTAATGAAGAGTTGCCTTTAAACTCATTTAATAATCTGATTAAATCAGGATCAATTCTGCGGTTATCGCTGCCTCTAACAAACGCTAATACACTGTCTAGATCTTCTTTAAGAAGCCAACCTATAATATCTGTATCCAAATACGGTTTTCTCTTGTGATACTCTTTAGCAAGTCTAGTAGCGTCTACACGCTCCATATCCAATCTGACAAGCCGTAATGCATCATAATTTGGAACTCCTGCATCCACTAAGTAGGCTAAGGAAAGAATTTCATCACTATAAGAAAATATGTTCCTTCGCTTCAATTCTTCTTCCACGAGGCGGTGAAACGCATATAATCCCCAAGGCAATAAATATTGTATTCTAGAGTAGATTACTTTTATTAGTTCCTCCAGAGAGTCTTTATATTCTGCTTTTGATTTCACACTTACCAAAGGAACTCCCGAAAGCCACTGTAAAATCACTTCTGTATATAGTCCTCCTAATTTGGGGCCTTCTAATTCAGCCATTCTTTTGGCTACTGGGCCAACAATATACTTGGCTTGATTAAAGTTAATTTTCCCGCCGATCATTACCTTTCTCATTTGTTTAAGTTCCCAATTAGATAAGTTGAGTACATAATCACGTAAGTCAGATAAAGTCTCTATAGATAAACCAAGTTCTGCAATCATATCAACCGAAGGTGCGCCAGGTTCAGCTAAAAACTTATCAACTACTTCAGTTTGGGATTGAATCAGCTGAGTTGCAATTTGTATCTCAGCGTCATCTAAATGTCTTAATGCAAATGAGCCTTCTAGTATTTGTTCTGGGAACATAAACTGTTTAGACGTTTTTGCATGTATTATACCAACGCGAAGTAGATTTATTGTTCCTCGCACTTTTCTTGTTATATTTTCTGGAAGTGCAACAGTCTCTAAAGTATCTAGCGTGAATTCCTTAGCATCAATGCTCCTTGATATTTCTTTAATATTTTCAGCCAGCGCACTATGCACAGGATCTATTCCTTTCATTGAGGGATCAAGGTAATTCTCAACTACAGCATTTACCTTTTCTGCACCTAGACTTGGCTCAAAAAGTATGGCTTGCCCTTCTCTATCAAAACCTGGACGACCAGCCCGACCAGCAATGTTCCAAAACGATCTTGGTGTAACCGGATTGTACCTTGCAGGTTTCCCTTTTTCCGGCGGTTCTCGTAAAGCCAGTGATTGGACAATAACTGATGAAAAAGGGAAGTTCACTCCTTCCGCTAATGTCGTTGTCGCATATACATAGTCAACATAATTCTGACGAATAGCTTCCTCCACAGACTGTCTTACGCGAGGAGGTAAACCAGCATGGTGATAAACTATGCGATTCTTCAGGAGAATACGCATCTCTACAGATGCATACATTTCTCGTTCTAGCCTGGAATCTAATCTTTGAATTGTATCTGATTTATTTTCGTCTTCTGTTAATTTCTTCAAAAACCCATTTTCTTCTAACCAAATGCCTGTTTTCTTAGCCAAACTTTCACAAGTCCCTTTCCCTTTTGCCACAATTAAGACAGGGCCTACTCGACTTACTTTCTCAGCTAATTGGATTAACTGTTTCTCCTGTGTTTTTTCTAGAGAATCGACAATCCTAATTGAGGTGTTATCGGAGTAGTCGATCCAGCCTCCTTTCGCATTTTGCTTTTTAACGTGATAGACGCCAGCACGCATGCGTGTTGATCGCCTATCAGCAACAAGACCGCCTGGATTATCCCCTAGCCATTCAGCAAGCTCATCTACATTTGGTGCAACTGCGGAAAGAAATACTATTCTCGTTTGTACTTTATATAAATTTCTAATTCTCCATAAATATAACTCAAGCAAAACTCCTCGATTTCCAGATTCGATATGATGCGCCTCATCTACAATGATCAAAGAAGCATTTGCCATGAAATCTACTCCCAATCGTAATAGTAAATCTGCTTTCTCTGGAGTTAATACCGCAACTGAGCAGGTTGCTATTTCTTTTTCTTCCGTTGTATTAAGCTCAATCATTTGTGGGCTAACTTGCACCACTGAAAAATTGAGAGGGGCAAAAACATCGCTTAGCTCTGAGCAGATTTCCTGAACGAGAGCCTTAGAAGGAACAATATAAAGAATCTTTGTCTCAGGGTTATCGAGTAGTGTTTTTGCAATTAATAGTCTGGCAAGAAAAGTTTTCCCTGTTCCTGTTGGTGCGGCGAATCCCCAACTATCATAATGATAATTCACAAGTCCTGCTTGAATTGCTTGAACCTGTGTAGCCCAAAGTTCGGCTGGAAATTTCATTTCCCTAAGATAGGGTAATAAATCGTGTTCAACATTAGATCGAGTTGCATAAGATCGCCGCTTATTAATAATTGCAGCGAAAGCATTAATTTCTGTAGTGCTCATACCAATCGAAAGTTCTTTAGCTAGATTGGCAAGTATTTGGGATGCGAATTTATCTGGTGCTTGTTCTTCTCCTTGCTCATATTCTGCAAGTCGTAAAGCATCATAGGAAAGAACTAGATCTAATTCAGTTACATTCGCTTTAACAGGGGCAGAGCGATATTTTTTCATTTCCCCATTAACTCCCAAATTTGAAAAGAAACCTTTTCTAGAAAATAAATCACCAAGTAATCCGGTTAAATCTT from Acidobacteriota bacterium includes these protein-coding regions:
- a CDS encoding IPT/TIG domain-containing protein — encoded protein: MKFKKTFAQALLYCLIISLIAVQAGTDKVKLGQSRKIVLPSYSILDENAQPVISANGKIGFVSSITDGSLLSFNTSTGKILSSIVVGESVGPITLIENSERRLIAVPAANLPTAGNPATVSIIDATKSKQLELRSIFILPNDAQITPKTQAYLSRDGKFCVIAASFNEPTLYAFSLERGQLVSQFPLIGRPSEMAFFDDGARRQLAIASAAANTLSLIKLNDDGQLISSGQFTPADARFEETNNPAFSLDGASVYMAAGDGDKLYAVNVEDGSLIDTLSVDAPQRISVAKDLNDLECIGVTRIRRPINVKSGGATIIAKQDKKLAIKTQFTPPEGIEFSTANNLAFNEAGTTAFIASTTGVLFAFSTATGELESYQVVGNELRRLVVSDAGKKVAAVRSNSGGDEIVITSFETVEAETNAPVDLLPTIKTIKPEAVEQGLNNNLRIAVDGENFSEGAALLVNGVEVATDSFNGGKQLAAALPKSLFKNLGEITVQVKRADESISPPVSLRVIKPQAPLIDSISPQEVPSPASNFTIKVKGKNFRQSSAIFVEGQQLETALKADGELQARVTAEMARSIKQLSIEVRDVATPELASNAKTLSVVSPSISEVKPYNDVIVAGDSSFSLKISGEHFNATTRVEINGETIPVSLTKRISDKLIVATVPGRFAQQAKTLAVTVRNTGGDVSNALNLEARAPEIKSSTPNEIAAGIRGTKVTINGENFRRGARVFLSDGKGQTIRVDRVRVKFVSKTQIIVNFIGKLKRFLAKPGEVQVKVVNPNRATGVDSEIYALKVSEPLIRNVVLNPITGDAANSRLLIDGSNFRRGAVIEFIKAGEVIRQQAPVNVKAGQISLVMPTRKAAALGSFSIRVINPGDIRSKVADVQHSEVASGKDE
- a CDS encoding tetratricopeptide repeat protein; its protein translation is MQKKYLFGLIGLAIGIAVSFWGTRAFNNNNLTAGTTAPGAGTNAPMSSSGGQQAMMGDVSKTIEAAKNNPKDFNAQVEAAKVHAQIGQDDQAVGYLEKAYAADPKQFADINASGYVGQFYFEQKKYADAEIWFTRALAENPKEPDVEVMLAKIFMNREPADPDKAVQHLQAALKLDAKNGHALGHLVEAYALKKDARGAEEALKKLQETEPTNNRIASLQTMVADLKAGKAVTIPKE
- a CDS encoding DEAD/DEAH box helicase, whose translation is MFVIDEIKSVLNNHDFISDLQWVRQSLAMHRYGQKFPSGNGSVARLSYFVESVLSSAPGWKSNDALNLCSIAGEIAELLSSYKDLSEITQRKMRIRSALLYELAELPALSSAILKEQDLTGLLGDLFSRKGFFSNLGVNGEMKKYRSAPVKANVTELDLVLSYDALRLAEYEQGEEQAPDKFASQILANLAKELSIGMSTTEINAFAAIINKRRSYATRSNVEHDLLPYLREMKFPAELWATQVQAIQAGLVNYHYDSWGFAAPTGTGKTFLARLLIAKTLLDNPETKILYIVPSKALVQEICSELSDVFAPLNFSVVQVSPQMIELNTTEEKEIATCSVAVLTPEKADLLLRLGVDFMANASLIIVDEAHHIESGNRGVLLELYLWRIRNLYKVQTRIVFLSAVAPNVDELAEWLGDNPGGLVADRRSTRMRAGVYHVKKQNAKGGWIDYSDNTSIRIVDSLEKTQEKQLIQLAEKVSRVGPVLIVAKGKGTCESLAKKTGIWLEENGFLKKLTEDENKSDTIQRLDSRLEREMYASVEMRILLKNRIVYHHAGLPPRVRQSVEEAIRQNYVDYVYATTTLAEGVNFPFSSVIVQSLALREPPEKGKPARYNPVTPRSFWNIAGRAGRPGFDREGQAILFEPSLGAEKVNAVVENYLDPSMKGIDPVHSALAENIKEISRSIDAKEFTLDTLETVALPENITRKVRGTINLLRVGIIHAKTSKQFMFPEQILEGSFALRHLDDAEIQIATQLIQSQTEVVDKFLAEPGAPSVDMIAELGLSIETLSDLRDYVLNLSNWELKQMRKVMIGGKINFNQAKYIVGPVAKRMAELEGPKLGGLYTEVILQWLSGVPLVSVKSKAEYKDSLEELIKVIYSRIQYLLPWGLYAFHRLVEEELKRRNIFSYSDEILSLAYLVDAGVPNYDALRLVRLDMERVDATRLAKEYHKRKPYLDTDIIGWLLKEDLDSVLAFVRGSDNRRIDPDLIRLLNEFKGNSSLMH